In bacterium, the DNA window GATTGTGGAAAACAACAAATTTCCATAAATTTCTATTAGTTTCTATTAATTTCAATTTTTTTAATAATATCTCCCTATCTCCTTAATCTCCACATCTCCTTTTGTTACACCACCTGAACGCTTACATAATTTCTAACCATACAGGTCGAAATTTATAGAATTCGAAGAATGTTGCGAAGCAAAAATAGGTAGAAATTGATTGTGGGAAACAACAAATTTCCATAAATTTCTATTAGTTTCTATTAATTTCAATTTTTGTAACTATTCACCGCAGAGACGCAGAGGAACAGAGAAAACATGGAAATAAATCAGATAACAGAAAAAAATTATTGGTGCAGCAATTGAAATACATAAGACATTAGGTCCAGGTCTATTAGAAATGGAATTAAGTGTATAGCCAATAGATTTTAATTTTTTCTCTGTGTCTCCGCGTCTCTGCGGTGAATAGTTACATATAGAGTTCAAACTGGCAGCTTAATCCTAACCATACAGGTCGGAATTTTTTATATTGAAGAATGCTTATGTTGTTATGGAGTTTTTTGAATTGTCATCAGCATATTTTGAGCATAGTTATCATTTGGATACTTACTGAGAAGTGTTGTAAATTCCCTTTGTGCCTCTAAAAATCGTTTTTGACTAAAATAAAGCGAGGCTAAGTTTTTTCGTGCCTCGTAATTATCTGGTTCTAATTGAAGTATATTTTGACATTGTTCGATGACTTTGTCAATCTGTTTTTTTCCATAATAAAGTCGCGCTAATGTGGTGTATAATTCAACTGAGGGAAAGGCTTTTGCCTCTTGAAGATACTCAAATATTGCATTATCGATTTTGCCCATATTTTCATAAAGTCCTCCGATGGTGCGGTGAATATCTTTAAAATTGGGATTTAATTCAACCGCCTTTTTGAAATTAACAATCGCCTCATTTACCATTTTTTTATTAGAATAAGCCCGACCAAGATTGTAATAGACTATGGGTAAATTGGAGTCAATATTAGCTGATTTTTTAAGTTCTTCAATTGCCTCATCATTCATCCCCATACTTAGATAGTTATTTCCCCGATTGTTATATCCTCCCGCACAATTGCGAATGACATCAAACGCCTTTGCATCTTTTGAAACCTCTAACTTATCTACGCCACGCAAAACCATCTCCGTTGCACCTTTTTCTAATTCTTTTAATATCGTTACCTTGGAGGTGTCAGTCTTTAATATCTTGAGGAAAAACCAAACTGGTATAGTTGTAAAACCTTTGGGCATAGGTTCGTCTGAATATTGATAAAAAGGTCGCTTATTAAAATTATTTATCAAGATTTCATCAAACCTTGCTTTGCCTAATTCTGTGCCTTGTGTTGGATAAAGGTTAAATTCCAGTTCCGGATATTTGTATTTTATCTCCTGAGCATACCAATCCTGAAATAAAAATGGTGTATCTAGCAAAGCTACATCCCTGCGGGTATTCTCTACATAATGAAGATACCATACCGGAAAACCATTTACATCCCCTTTCAAGAAAAGCCCGGCATTTGTATCTAAATTTTTTAATAAACTTACTGCTAAATCATGAGCAAAGAAATAATTAGAGTGGTTACAATGAAAATGATGCGTGGTATAAGGAATGATGGGAAGAAAAATAAACGGAGTTATAATCAATGGACTACGGACCACAGATGAGAGTAGTTTTCCAATACTCATAATTCCATACCCAATAAAAATACTGAAAATGATAAAACCAGGAATGTAGTAATCCTCTATGTTAGAAATACCGTATCGAATAGATGCGGCAATATCCGTCAAAAGAATCAAAAGTAAAAATAAACCTGTAATTTTTCTTTTGACAATCAGTAATATCAATCCTATCACTCCTAACCAGACAATCCATAAGGTAAATTGATGGGTAAAAAAGTGGGTTAGATGATGTTTGAGGTTTTGCAACCAGACTTGTGGAGAGGAGACAAAAAAATGAGCATAAGCCTTTAAGGTGATGTAATCCATAA includes these proteins:
- a CDS encoding DUF2723 domain-containing protein; this encodes MGKKKTKKKKNTSTFWQNIFSLKEEIISIKPFDSTEYICGIIVFLAIFLIYLKTLTPDIGFHDSGDMIPASFHLGICHPPGYPFYNLVGKTFSTLLAIGNIAYRFNLMSAIFASLACMMVYFITLKIGSKENKLITHLLSLIPAVVASFMLAFAVTFWEQAVIAEKYALNALFATLLIFILLKWAEVVTMECGTGRTEGKTQNSKLKTQNYLYLFAFTFGLSFTHHMQTIYLVPASIFFIIAVCYKYKISSLFTLYSLFKLSCIFILPLFLYLYLPIRAAFHPPLNWGDPITLPRFMDYITLKAYAHFFVSSPQVWLQNLKHHLTHFFTHQFTLWIVWLGVIGLILLIVKRKITGLFLLLILLTDIAASIRYGISNIEDYYIPGFIIFSIFIGYGIMSIGKLLSSVVRSPLIITPFIFLPIIPYTTHHFHCNHSNYFFAHDLAVSLLKNLDTNAGLFLKGDVNGFPVWYLHYVENTRRDVALLDTPFLFQDWYAQEIKYKYPELEFNLYPTQGTELGKARFDEILINNFNKRPFYQYSDEPMPKGFTTIPVWFFLKILKTDTSKVTILKELEKGATEMVLRGVDKLEVSKDAKAFDVIRNCAGGYNNRGNNYLSMGMNDEAIEELKKSANIDSNLPIVYYNLGRAYSNKKMVNEAIVNFKKAVELNPNFKDIHRTIGGLYENMGKIDNAIFEYLQEAKAFPSVELYTTLARLYYGKKQIDKVIEQCQNILQLEPDNYEARKNLASLYFSQKRFLEAQREFTTLLSKYPNDNYAQNMLMTIQKTP